In Methanofollis aquaemaris, the genomic window CCCGCCCTGGAGGAGGATGCCGCTTTCGGCCGCGAGGTTCCTCGCCTCGTCCTGGGTGACCCGCACCGAGCGTGCCCGCACCCCGAAGCCCCGGAGGGCCGGCAGGAGCCTGAACCCCTCCCTGACCGCAACCCCCCACTCAGGCGAGAGCGCCTCGGCCGAGACAAACCGGACCGCCCGCTCCGTGACCTCCTCGACCTTCATGGGCTCCACCGCGAGTTCGATATAACTGCACGAGTTCCCGGCCGTCCGCTCGGGCAGGTCGGGCTTGAGCATCGCCACCTGGTGACCGATCGGGATCACCCCCCTGATGGTGCTCAGATGCTGGAGGAGGGCGAGGGCCAGGGCAAAGGTCGCCCCCCCGCCCGGTGCGTCGGTATCATCGACCCCGATCCCGAGATGGACCAGGGCCCGCGTCCGCACCTCGCCCTCGATCGTCTGGCCGCGCTGCCGCGCCTCGACCCCGCAGACCCCCTCGGCCTCGGCCATCTGGTCGGTGAGCGAGTAGGCCGGGCCGCCGACGCATCGGATCCGCTGCACGATCTCGTCGCCCTCGCGCCTGATCCCGACCACCCCGACCGCCGGCAGGGGGGCAAGCCCGATCTCGACGCCGTCGTGCTCGGAGATGACCCCGCACTCGCGCAGCAGCGTGCCGTCCCGCTGCACATGGAGGAGCGGCCCGCCGGCCAGGGCATGATGATACGCGCAGAAGGCCGCACACCCGCTGCTCATGCACTCGTGATAGCACTCCACCAGGTCGCCGTCGACCGTCGTGAAGATCCGGCGGCACGCACTCGCCGGCAGGGCCGAGGCCGCTGCATAGATCGCCGGGTGCCGCCCGCGCCGCTCCTCCTTCTGCACGATACACCCCTCCTCAAAGAGTCTGGTCACCCAGTCCTGGACCGTGCTCCGCGGGAGCGTGCAGAGTT contains:
- a CDS encoding sugar-specific transcriptional regulator TrmB — protein: MSRVIERRRELLAVMRRLTLERGHFTVPEVMELCTLPRSTVQDWVTRLFEEGCIVQKEERRGRHPAIYAAASALPASACRRIFTTVDGDLVECYHECMSSGCAAFCAYHHALAGGPLLHVQRDGTLLRECGVISEHDGVEIGLAPLPAVGVVGIRREGDEIVQRIRCVGGPAYSLTDQMAEAEGVCGVEARQRGQTIEGEVRTRALVHLGIGVDDTDAPGGGATFALALALLQHLSTIRGVIPIGHQVAMLKPDLPERTAGNSCSYIELAVEPMKVEEVTERAVRFVSAEALSPEWGVAVREGFRLLPALRGFGVRARSVRVTQDEARNLAAESGILLQGGRGVVGALAAVALRGVPVGALLDPFAGIDEGMR